A genomic segment from Nitrospirota bacterium encodes:
- a CDS encoding addiction module antidote protein, which yields MSTAIKMRGPHKTKVPASQPYEPWLKERLAADPQEAKLYLEAAMEDDDPRVFLLALKDVADAYGGMGRLAQATGLNRENLYRMLSAKGNPELASLSRVLQALGLRLKVEPVDRARFRSARLLKNVRRSGWPRKSAARRGGRRPAKPVLA from the coding sequence ATGAGCACCGCGATCAAAATGCGGGGTCCCCACAAGACCAAGGTCCCAGCCAGCCAACCCTATGAGCCCTGGCTGAAAGAACGGCTGGCTGCCGATCCCCAGGAGGCCAAGCTGTATCTTGAGGCCGCGATGGAGGATGACGATCCACGGGTCTTCCTTCTGGCTTTGAAGGATGTCGCGGATGCCTACGGCGGCATGGGGAGACTGGCTCAGGCGACGGGTTTGAATCGAGAGAACCTGTATCGGATGCTGTCCGCAAAAGGCAACCCGGAGCTGGCCAGCCTCTCGCGCGTGTTGCAGGCGCTCGGACTCCGGTTGAAGGTGGAACCGGTCGACCGCGCGCGCTTCCGATCCGCCCGGCTTCTGAAGAACGTTCGACGGAGCGGCTGGCCTAGGAAGTCCGCAGCC